From a single Micrococcales bacterium genomic region:
- the gmd gene encoding GDP-mannose 4,6-dehydratase, with amino-acid sequence MKTAFITGITGQDGSYLAELLLARGYAVHGLIRRASTFNTHRIDHLYQDPHDPSARLFLHYGDLTDSSRLTTLLEKVAPDEVYHLAAQSHVRVSFDEPEYTGDVTGLGTIRILEALRATEIPARFYQASSSEMFGSTSPPQSETSPLRPRSPYAAAKVYAYWMARNYREAYGIFAVNGILFNHESPRRGETFVSRKISMAAARIAAGLQEHLYLGNLDAKRDWGYAKEYVEAMWLMLQADDPGDYVIATGTSYSVRDFLGFAFGHLGLDWERHVRLDERYLRPTEVDELVGDPTKAHDGLGWTARTFVPELARLMVESDLAALDRN; translated from the coding sequence ATGAAGACGGCGTTCATCACCGGGATCACTGGCCAGGACGGGTCGTACCTGGCCGAGTTGCTGCTCGCCAGGGGGTACGCCGTGCACGGGCTGATCCGGCGCGCCTCGACTTTCAACACGCACAGGATCGACCACCTGTACCAAGACCCACATGATCCCAGCGCCCGGTTGTTCCTGCACTACGGCGACCTCACCGACTCTTCGCGCCTGACCACACTGCTCGAGAAAGTGGCACCGGACGAGGTCTACCACCTCGCGGCTCAGTCTCATGTGCGTGTGTCTTTCGACGAGCCCGAGTACACCGGAGACGTCACCGGCTTGGGGACGATACGGATCCTGGAAGCGCTGCGAGCCACGGAGATCCCGGCTCGCTTCTACCAGGCGAGCAGTTCGGAGATGTTCGGCAGCACCTCTCCGCCACAGTCGGAGACCAGCCCCCTGAGACCGCGCAGCCCGTATGCCGCGGCCAAGGTGTACGCCTACTGGATGGCTCGGAACTACCGGGAGGCCTACGGGATCTTCGCAGTCAACGGCATCTTGTTCAACCACGAATCTCCGCGGCGGGGTGAGACCTTCGTCAGCCGCAAGATCTCGATGGCCGCGGCCCGGATCGCGGCCGGACTTCAAGAGCACCTGTACCTGGGCAACCTCGATGCCAAGCGGGACTGGGGGTACGCCAAGGAGTACGTGGAGGCGATGTGGCTGATGCTGCAGGCGGATGATCCCGGCGACTACGTCATCGCCACTGGGACGTCCTACTCCGTCCGGGACTTCCTGGGGTTCGCGTTCGGGCACCTGGGCTTGGACTGGGAGAGGCACGTCCGACTCGATGAGCGGTACCTGCGGCCGACGGAGGTGGACGAACTTGTCGGGGATCCGACCAAAGCGCACGACGGACTCGGCTGGACAGCACGGACCTTCGTTCCCGAGTTGGCGCGGTTGATGGTGGAGTCGGACCTTGCCGCCCTCGATCGGAACTGA